The nucleotide sequence CGGGCCAGCCGCCGCAGGCAGGGTCGGCCGTGGGGGGCGTGCTCAGCGTGTCGCGCGAGGCGGGCCGCTACGGGCCAGCCGCCGCAGGCAGGGTCGGCCGTGGGGGGCGTGCTCAGCGTGTCACGGTAGGCGGGCCGCTGCGGAGGGGTTGTCGCGGGCCAACCGCCGCAGGCGAGCTCGGCCGTGGGGGGCGTGGGCAGCGTGTCGCGCGAGGCGGGCCGCTACGGGCCAGCCGCCGCAGGCAGGGTCGGCCGTGGGGGGCGTGCTCAGCGTGTCACGGTAGGCGGGCCGCTGCGGAGGGGTTGTCGCGGGCCAACCACCGCAGGCGAGCTCGGCCGTGGGGGGCGTGGGCAGCGTGTCGCGCGAGGCGGGCCGCTGCGGGCGGGCCAGCGCGGGCGCGGTGCCACGGGCCAGCCACCGCCGGACCGGGCATTGCAGGCCGGCGGCCGCGAGCGGGTTGCCGGGGGCCGACCGCCGCGAGCGGGTTGCCGCAGCCGTCGGGACGACACACTCGCTGTTGCTAGCGCTTCGCGGCTCGCCATGGGCCGACGCCCAGTTTTCCGGTGGTGCCCAGGTCCAGGTGCGGGGTCACCATCACCGGGTCGGCACCCGACCTGGCGCGCACCCGCACGTACGGGACGTCGACCGCGGTGCCCGAGCCGGTGGTGTTGCGCCACATCAGGCCGGCGCTCGCCCGCTGTCCGGGCTTCAGGGTGACGGGCCGGGGCGGGTCGTCGAACCCGGCGACGGTGGCGATGCCGCCGCTGCCCTTCAGCACCCGGACGCCCTCGACCGGCTCGCGGTCCTCGTCCAGCAGGCTCACCTGCGGATAGCCGTCCAGGGTGTAGTCGCGTTCCCCGCAGTTCTCCAGGACGAGTCCCACGACGCGCAGCCCCATCGCGGCGTCGCCGTCGTCGGCGGTGAGGCGGACTCCGGAGGTCGGACAGACCCCGGCCTCGGCGGGCGCCTCGTCGGCCGGGACCTTCGTCACCTCGCCGACCCGCACAGTCGTCACCCGGGACGCCCCCGGCACCAGGGCCCCCTGCCGGACGGTCCCCCGGACCGTCCGGCCCGCGCCCACCGAGCGCACGGTCACCCGCCGACCGTCCATGACCTCGCCCGCGCCCGTCGTGAAGTCGAAGCGGACGGTGTACGTCATCGACCGCGTACCGGAGTTGGTCACCTCGTAGACGGCCGAGACGCCGGAGTCACCGGGAGCGCCCGTGGGCAGACTCTCGGCCCGGACGAGCCCACCGCCGGACGCTCCGGACGTGCCGGACGTGCCGGAAGGAGTGGAGGAGGGGGTGGGAACCGTCACCGAGGTGATCCGGACCCCGTCCACCGCGGGCCGGGTGACCTCGGTGACCGGCGTCGGACCACCCCCGCCGACCCCGTCGGCCCCGCCGCCCCCGGTGTCGGCGCCTTCCGATCCGCACCCCGAGAGGAGCAGAAGGGCGGTGAGGGCCGGGAGGAGGCAACGGGTTCGACGCATAGCGGCCACCCCATCAGGGCCGCACCCGGCCGACCGTGACGGAGGCCACACCTCCGGTCACAGCCGTGTCACAGCCGGGGCAGCTGCGTCTGCACCTGGCCGGAGATCAGCTCCAGGTGGTCGAGGTCGTCCAGGTCGAGGATCTGGAGGTACATCCGCCGGGAGCCGGCCTCGGCGTACCGGCCGATCTTGTCGACGACCTCGGCCGGGGAACCCGCCAGCCCGTTGGCCTTCAGCTCGTCGACCTCACGACCGATCGCGGCGGCGCGGCGGGCGACCTCCTGGTCGTCCTTGCCCACGCAGACCACCAGCGCGTTCGAGAGGGTGATCGCGTCGGCCTCCCGGCCGGCCTCCGCGGCGGCGTCGCGGACCCGGCCGAACTGGCGCTCGCTGTCCTCGACCGAGCCGAACGGCATGTTGAACTCGTCGGCGAACCGGGCGGCCAGCCGCGGCGTGCGGGTCGCGCCGGTGCCGCCGATCAGCACCGGGACCTTCGCCTGCGCGGGCTTGGGCAGCGCGGGCGAACCGGTGAGGTCGTAGTAGGTGCCGTGGAAGTCGTAGGTCTTGCCGGTCTCCGTCGCCCACAGCCCCGTGACGATCTCGAGCTGCTCCTCCAGGCGGCCGATCTTCTCCTTCGGGAAGGGGATGCCGTACGCCTTGTGCTCCTCCTCGTACCAGCCGGCGCCCAGGCCCAGCTCGACGCGTCCGCCGGACATCTGGTCCACCTGGGCGACCTGGATGGCGAGCACGCCGGGCAGCCGGAAGGTGCCGGCGGTCATCAGCGTGCCGAGGCGGATGCGCTTGGTCTCACGGGCCAGCCCGGCGAGGGTGATCCAGGCGTCCGTGGGACCCGGCAGGCCGCTCACGTCGCCCATCTTCAGATAGTGGTCCGACCGGAAGAAGGCGTCGAACCCGAGGTCCTCGGTGGCCTTCGCCACGGTGAGGAGGGTGTCGTAGGTCGCCCCCTGCTGGGGCTCGGTGAAGATACGGAGATCCATACCTCCATCCTGCACTCCACCCCGCCCACCGACCCCACCGGTCCCCTCGACCCCACCGACCCCCTTCACCCCACAGGTCTCACCCCACCGGTCTCTTCACCACACCGGTCTCCTCGATCCCACCGGCCCCCTCCGCCGCGCGCGGCAGCCGGCCCCCGCTCCATGCATCCGCCTCCTCACCTCTCCGGCAACGCGCCCTCCCTCTCCTCCCGCTCCTCCCTCGCCGACAGCTTGCGCAGCATCTCCAGCACCCGGTCCCTGGACTCGTCCGCCGCGTCGATGGCCTCCATGCACTTCCAGTACGTGCCCTGGTCGTCCGCCGAACTGGCCTGCCCGACGAGGGCGATGCCGACCTCGCCGAGCAGTCCGCTCAGGTCGATCAGGGCCCGCCGGGCGTCGTCCAGCTCGGTGAGCCGGGCGGCGAGCAGATCCCCGGGGTCGAGATCCGGCGCGCCCAGCACACCGCAGCCTCTGCCCGCCAGCTCGGTCAGGCCCAGCGCCTCGCCCCGCAGCTCGGGCGGCCCCGAGACGGCCAGGCGGCTGCCGATCGCCTGGGCCAGGGCCTGCGCCTGCCACACTTCCTCGAACATCTGGGCGCCCTCGCCGCTGCCCGCGAGCGCGCGTCTGCTGGTCAGGATGAGCCGCACCGCGTCCATGCGCTGCCCCCGTCTGCCCGACGTGCTGCCCGCACGTCCGCCCGAACACCCGTCTGCACCACTCCACTACCCAGAGTGAGTGACCAGGGGGCGAAAAGCCAGAGGTGAACCGAAATCTGTGGACAACAAATCGATTTCGGTCCGCGCCACGACTGCGGAGAGTGAAAACGGATTGCGCCGCTCCTGTGGGGGTAGCGCGATGCCGAGGCCTCGCTAGGGCGCCGGGAACCTCCGCTCGTTACGGTCGATCTTGGCGTCCAGCGCGGTCAGCGGGTCGATGCCGAGCACCTCGCACAGTTGCAGCAGGTAGGCGAGCACGTCGGCGACCTCGTCCGTGACCCGGTGGGCGGTGTCCGGGTCGTCCATCACGCGCGAGGACTCCTCCGGCGTCAACCACTGGAAGATCTCGAGGAGTTCGGAGGCCTCCACGCTCAGCGCGGAGACGAGGTTCTTGGGTGTGTGGAAGGGCTGCCAGTTCCGTGCGGCCGCGAACTCGGCCAGCCTGCGCTGAAGTTTCGCCACGTCGAGGTGTTGTTCGGTCACGGACCAAGGTCTACCACCGTCACGCCCTCCGTCCGGGCGGCCCAGTGCCCGTCGCCGACCGTGCCGACACAGCGGATGTGCCCGCGCTCCGCCATCCGCACCGCCAGCCGCAGCAGTTCGCCGCGCTGGCGCGGGTCCAGGCCCCGGTCGAGGCCGTCGGCGAGGAGGGTGAGGGTCTGCATCGCGGCGGGGACCTCGCCGACCGGGTCGACGTCGAGGACACCGGGCCCGGTCAGCAGCACCAGGGCGAGGGCGACGTACCGCAGTTCGCCGTAGCCCAGCCGGGCCAGTTCCGTACGGCTGCCGTCGGCGCGGTCGATCAGCGCGCGTACCGTGCCGTCGGCCAGCGTCTCGGCGCGCAGGTCCACGACGGGTGCGGCGGATCCGGCGGACAGCGCGGCCACCAGCAGCGCGTGCCGCCGTCCGCACTCCTCGCGGGTGCGCCACAGGACGTCCGCGAGGTTGTCGCAGCCCGCGAGCAGCCTGCCGGAGCCGGTGGGCACGGGCACGCCCATCCAGTCGGGCTGCGGATCGCAGGCGAAGACCGACCGCAGGGCGACGACCATCTGTTCGGCGGCGGCCAGCACCTGCCGCTGCCCGTCGGTCCTGCCGGCCACCCGCAGCGGCAGCAGCGCGGTGCCGAGCCGGTCGTCGGGCAGCGGGGCGCGCGTCACGGGCGTGGAACCGCCGGTGTACCACCCGGCCTGCACCGTGCGGCGCCCGGGATCCCGCAGCGCCGTCTCCAGCAGCACGACACCTCCCGCGCTCAGCCGCTCTCCGACGATGCGCAGCTCGGGCTCGGCCTGTACGGCGACGTCGAGGCGCACCGGCCCGCCGGGGCCGTCGGCCGTGCACCCGATGCGGAACCCGCGTCGGCGCTGGGCGTCGGGCAGCGCGCCCTGCGGTACACAGGCGACCGGATCGGCGAAGACCTCACCCAGCCGGGCCCCGCCCGCGAGCCGCGCCAGCGCCTCGTACGCCCGCAGCGCGCTGCTCTTTCCGCTCCCGCTCGCCCCGGCGAACAGCGTGACGGCCCCGAGGCGGAACCGGGCCCGCCGGTGCCGCGCGAACGCGGCGAGCCGCAGTTCGGTCACGCAGGGCCGCGCGTACCGGACCTCGTCGGACGCCGTGCGCCCGGCTTCGGCCGCCGGGCGCGCGGCCGGCGCGCTCCGCGCCTCGACGGACGGCGCCTGCGCGGGGACGGTACGGGCGGTGTCGCCCCCGGACGACGGACCGTCGGACGCGGGACGGGGCACGGGCGCGGACACGGGCCCGGAGGAGGCAGACGACGAGGACATATCCGGACCGTAGGACTCCGCAATCAGCCGAACCGTTCCGCCCGGAGAAGCTTCCTACGATCGAGCGACGACGACGGCCCCGGGGACGTGCAGAAACGGGGCGCACGACCCGACGGGACGCACGGCCGGACGGGACGCACCGCCCGAGGGGGCGGAACGCGGCGGGACTCGGAGGCGGGCCCGGGCCCACCGCACGCCGCGGCGGACGAGCGATGGGCACGGGGGCCGCTCAGACGCCGGGGACTCCAGCCCCCTCCATGATTCCGCTGACCTCGGTACCCGGCGGGGTGAGCAGGAAGACGTTGCGGTCGACCCGGTGCATGCCGCTGGCGAGGCCGAAGACGACCCCGGTGGAGAAGTCCAGGACACGCTTGGCGGTGTCGGTCTCCGCGCCGGTCAGGTCGAGCAGCACCGGGATGCCCGCCATCAGCGTCTCGGCCACCTCACGGGCGTCCGCGAAGACGTTGATCCGCAGCACGACGAACCGGCGCCGCGTCTCGGTCTCCGCGTCCGGCAGCGCACGATGGCCCACCGCCGACGGCCATGCGTCCCGGCCCCGCAACGGAACAACCTGAGCGAGCCCTTCCCACTGTTCATCGGTGACGTCGTAACGGTTCACCGGCACCCCCCGAACTGACTCGCCTTCAATGCGTGCACCAGCCAATTCTTACGCCAAGTCACCCGTTCGGCCCAACAGCGACACGGACCGCCACGCTCTGTGCTGCCGCGCGACGGCTCGCGGCGCGCGGCCGCGGCGAGGACTCTCCCGCCGGTCGCACCCTGCCCACCAGCCTCAATCATGCTGTGGACGCACGCACTTGGCAGATGCACCGGTATCACCGACGTCGACGCGAGGGCTTGAGGGAACGAGGCGACACCCCCCGCTCCCCACATCGGACCGCTCGGAAATCGCAGGCCGGGGCGCCCCTGAAATGCCCTCTGAAGTGCCGACCGGGCGCCTCGGAATCGCCGGCCCGGGCCGGCCGGCGGCTCCGCGTCAGGCCGCCGAGCGCGTGAAGCGCAGGGTGGCGGTGATCGTCGTCAGGCCGCCCATCATGCCGAGCTGGTTCGTGGTCATGCCGAACTCCGTCCGGTCGACGGTGAACGTGGCGTCCAGGGTGACCGCGTCACCGTCCGCCCGGCTCACGCGCGCGGTGAAGCTCTGCGGCCGGCCGACCCCGAGCACCGTCAACTGCCCGGACACCTTGGCGGTTCCGTCGGAGCCGAGTTCGGCGGACCGGACGGCGAAGGTGATCTCGGGGTGCTTGTCGGTGTCGAAGAAGTCGGCGCTGCGCAGGTGGTCGTCCCGCTTGGCGTTCTTGGTGTCGATCGACGCCGCGTCGAGGGTCAGGGTGCCGGTGACGGTGCCGTCGGCGGCGACCTCGCCCCCACCGCCGACCGTGGCGAAGACGCCCTTGACGGTGACCAGGCCCCACACCGACTTGTGCTTGACGGCGACGGTGGAGGCAGCCGCGTCGAGCTGCCACAGTCCGGTTTCCACGGCGACGGTCATGGCGGTTCTCCTTGGTGTTTCACATCTGGATGGGGACGGTGGCCACGCTAGCCGGTTATCCAAATCTGAACAACATGGTCGTACAAATTTGGACCAGAGATACACTCGACGCATGGCAGACTCCGCTGATCACCCCGCCGACCTGCCCGCATGCCCGTCCGCCCAGGGCGCCGGGGCCGGTCTGCTGCCGCCCGAGCTGCGCGGCTGGATGCTGCTGCTCGCCGCGACCGGCGCGGTGGAACAGCGGCTGCGCTCGGTGGTCAAGGAGCGGCTCGACGTCTCGCACGACGAGTTCCTGGTCCTGTGCCTCCTCGCGGAGCAGCCCCGCAGCGGGCTGCGCATGACCCGCGTCGCCGAGTTGCTGGGGCGGCCCAAGACCCGCCTGACCTATCAGATCGCCTGCCTCCAGCACGCCGGCCTCGTCACCCGCAAGTCGGTGTGCGGGGACAAGCGCGGTGTCGAGGTGGCCCTCACCGAGAAGGCCCGCGGCCTGCTCCGGGAAGCGTCGGGCGTCCTCGCCGAGACGGTGACGGGAGCCCTGGCCCATGTGATGGGCCCGGAGCAGTGCGCGGCGATGGCCGGCCTCATGCCGAACGGCGGCACGAACCCGGCTCCCGCCCCGGAGCCGGACGTGGAGTCGGCTCCGGAGCCGGACCGGGAGCCCGAGTCGGAGTCGGACCCGGAGCGGGGTCAGGAGTTGAAGCCGGAGCTGGAACCGGAGTCCGCCGCCGTCGCCGACTGAATCCGGACGCCACTCAGGGAGAGTCCGGCCAGGCACGAGTCCATCTGGGTACAAGTCCGTCGCGGGCGGCGCGGCACAAGTCTGCCCCGGGGCACATCGGCCCCGGGGCAGCTAGGCGGTCGGCCCGCCCTACCGGCCCGCGCTACCGGGAGGCGGCGTCCGAGTACTTCCCGTCCCTCTCGGCGGACGGGGACGAGGTGGCGGACGGGGACGAGGAGGGGGCGGACGGGGACGTGTGGGCGGCCTCGTCCACTGCGCCCGCCTCCCGCGTGCGCTCCGCGCAGGCATCGGTCTCGACGCCGGCATCGGTCTCGACGTCGGCATCGGTCTCGACGCCGGCATCGGTCTCGACGTCGGCATCGGCCTTGCGGCCGGGCAGGACTGCGAGCACGATCATCGTGCCCGCGGCCATGATGATCCCGCCGATCAGGCTGGTCCGGGCGACACCGTGGGCGAAGGCCTCGTGCACGGCGTCGGCGAGGGCCTGCGCCTGCCGGGCCCCGCCGGCGGGATCCTTCGCGACCCGCTCGGCGACGGCGAGGCCGCCACCCACCGAGTCCTTGGCGGTGTCCAGCGCGGCGGCCGGCAGGTTGCCGCCGACCAGTTCGGCCAGCCGGTCGCGGTACGCCGTACCGAGGAGCGAGCCGAGGACGGCGATGCCGAGGGAGCCGCCCAGCTCCAGCGCGGTGTCGTTGGCGCCGCCGCCCACGCCCAGCTCGCTCTCCGGGAACGAGCCCATGATCGTGTCGGTGGCCGGGGAGACGCTCAGGCCGATCGCGAAGCCCAGCATGAGCATCGGCGCGAGGAAGTCCGCGTACGTGGAGCCCGAGTCGATCCGGGTGAGCAGGAAGACTCCGGCGGTGCCGATCACCATGCCGGCGACGACCATGGCCCGCACGCCCAGCTTCGGGGTGAGCCGTCCGGTCGCAGCGGCGCCCAGGAAGACGGCACCGGCCAGCGGCAGCAGTCGTACGCCGGTCTCCAGCGCGTCGTAGTCCAGTACGAACTGGAGGAACTGGGTGGCGTAGTAGATCGCGCCGAAGGTGCCGAAGAAGAAGAACAGCACCGCGAGCATCGAACCGCTGAAGGGCCGCGTCCGGAACCTGCGGACGTCCAGCATCGGATGCGGGTGCCGCAGTTCCCAGGCCACGAATCCGGCCAGTCCGACCGCGGCGACGACGGCGGCGGCGACCGGTCCGGTACCCCAGCCGAAGTGCGGGCCCTCGATGGTCGCGTAGACCAGCGAGCCGACGGAGACGATCGACAGCAGGCCGCCGACGTAGTCGATCCGGCCCATGCCCGCCGCCTTGGACGGCGGGACCAGCGCGAGCGCGCCGACGACGGCGACGAGCGCGATGGGCACGTTGATCAGGAACGTCGAGCCCCAGGCGTGGTCCTGGAGGAGCCAGCCGGCGACCAGCGGGCCGACGGCGATGGCCAGCCCGGAGGTGGCGGTCCAGGCCGTGATGGCCTTCGCCCGTTCACGTCGCGGGAAGATCGCCACCAGCAGGGACAGCGTGGCCGGCATGACGACCGCCGCGCCGATCCCCATGACCGCACGGGCCGTGATGACGAGTTCGGTCCGGTCGACGAGGCTGCCCATCACCGACCCGCCGGCGAAGACGAGCAGACCGGTGAGGAGAGCCCCGCGGCGGCTGTACTTGTCGCCGATCGAGCCGAGAACGAGCATCAGCGCGGCGTACGGAACGGTGTAACCGTCGATCACCCACTGGAGGTCGCTGCTACTCAGCCCCAGATCCCTGGTCATGTCCGGCGCCGCCACGATCAACGACGTGTTCGCCATGACCACGATCAGCAGACTCAGACAGAGCACGATCAGCGCCGACCAGCGCTTGGCGTACGGCCCGGTCATCTTGTCGACCGGCGTGCGGACGGGGAAGGGCATGGAGGGCTCCTCAAGGGGACGAGTTAATTGCCCACTGACGTGCAGAGTATTTTATTACCCACTGATGTGCAAATAAGGCCCTGACGGGCTGCTGTTCGGAGAACCGGGCGGTCGGCGACGGACGGCGGGCAGCGGGCAGCGGGCAGCGAAGATCGCGCGATACACCGGACGATCACCGCTACTGACCAACCGTCACCAGGCCACGCCCACACCAGTCCTGACGCAGACGCAAGCGCAGACGCAGAAGCAGCCATGGGCACTGCTACCGGCACCGGCACTCCGAGTGCCCCCGTGTGCTCCGCCCTCACCCCAGGGGCACGTATGCCCGCCGGGACGGCTCAGGCGCCGGACCGCCCGGTCGCCGTGCTCGCCGCATCGGCAGCCGCCGCGGCTGCGACGTCGTCCACGACGCCCCTGGCCCGCTCCTCCGGAACACCGGCCGCGATGAGCGTGACGACGGCGGTACGCGTACCGTCGTCCTCCAGCGCGCCGGCGTTGACCTGCTCCAGCAGCGCGATGTGCATGCCCTCCAGGCCGGCGCTCAGCACCGCGGGCGGCAGATGCGGGTGGAAGACGCCGTCCCGCTGACCGCGCGCGAGGATCGCGGTGACCTCGTCGCGGGCGGGGGCGAGGAGGCCGGCCACCCGCTCGATGCCCAGGTCGCGCTGGGCCAGCGCGAGGAGCAGCCGGTAACGGTCGCCCACCGGCCAGATCGAGTACACGAAGTGCGCGAGCGCCCGTTCGGCCGGCTCCTCGGGCCGGACCGCGACCTCCAGCACGCCCCGCAGCGCCTCGGACGCCTCCTCCGCGAGCGCCTCCAGCAGGGCCGCGCGGCCGGGGAAGTGACCGAAGAGCGTCCGGCGTACGACGCCCGAGGCCCGGGCGATCTCCTCCAGGGTGACGTCCGGGTTGCGGCCCAGCTCCTGGCGGGCCGTGGCCAGGATGCGCGCCCGGTTGGACCGCGAATTGCGCCGCTGCGGCTCGCGGGCCACGGAGTGGGTCACGGAAAACCTCGGATGGTTCGGTGCGGACGAACGGACGAACGGACGCCCATTGTCGCGGATCCCCGCGACGAAGGGGTCCCGGGCGCCCCACCCACGGAGATCAACGCCCCACTGAGAGGGCGGCCGACCCTGTCGTAGGTGTGGGTCGCCTTGCCGCCCGCCGCCTCGGCTCCGGAGGCGAGCCTCACCCGTACCTCACGACGCCGAGCGTCAGGAGATGGGGAACCAGGCCGACAGGCGCTTGGCAATGGCCGGTACATCGATGTAGTCCTGCGCGACTTCCTCGACGAACGGGCCGGCAAGGGAGACGGATGGCGGAGCGGTACCGGCGCTGACGCCGTTGAACCGCAGGAAGACACGCATGGCAAGCCAGGCGATGGGCTTGTTGCCGTCGATCAGCGCGTGATTGCGGGCGACGGAGTGCAGCAGAGCCGCGGCCTTCTCGTGCAGCGTGGGGTACAACTCGGCTCCGAACACGTTCGTCCGGGGTCGCTCGATCGCCGACACCAGAAGGCCCATGTCACGCACGCTGTGCTCGGTACCGTTGACCGTGCGGGCGATGGCCAGGATCTCGTCGAGCTGGATGTAGCGCACGTCGGTCACTTCAGGTAATCCAGGATCTCCGCATCGCTGTCCATGAGCTCGGCCAGGACATCCTCGACCTTCAACTCGGCCCGGTTCTGGGCGTCACGGATGGCCTCAATGGCAAGTTCCTGCTTGCTGCGGCCCTCCCGACGAGCACGCTCGGTGAGCTTCGCGTCCAGGTCGTCGGGAAGTCGGAGTGTCATCGCCATACGGAGATGATACCAGTCAGGTATCAATCGGCGCGGTCGGGCCGCGCCCTCGGCTCCGCGGGGCGTGGGACCAGGCGGCCTGTGCGCATCGCCACCGCGGAGGCCCGGTGGAGACCAGCAAAAAACCGCAGGTCAGACCCCCTTCGTGAGGGGCTCCAAGATCGCCACGCACTCCACGTGATGCGTCATCGGGAACAGGTCGAACGCGCGGAGCGTCCGCACCTTGTAGCCGCCGTCGCGGAAGTACGCCAGGTCGCGGGCGAGGGCCGCCGGGTCGCAGGCCACGTAGGCGATCCGGCGGGCGCCCAGCGACGACAGGTGCTCGACGGTCTTCTTGCCGGCCCCCGCGCGCGGCGGGTCGAGGACGATCAGGTCGACCTCGCCGATGCCGGTGCGGGGCAGCACGCTCTCGACCTTGCCCTGCTCGATCCGCACCCGCTCGAAGCCGGCGAGGTTGTGCCGGGCGTCCTCGACGGCGCGCTTGCCGGACTCGATGCCGAGGACCGCGCCCTTCTCGCCGAGCCGGTCCGCGAGGGCGCCGGCGAACAGGCCCACGCCGCAGTACAGGTCGAGCGCCATCTCGCCCTTGCGCGGCAGCAGGCCCTGCATGACCGCCTTGACGAGGGTGTCGGCGGCCTGCGGGTGGACCTGCCAGAAGCCGCCGCTGCCGACCCGGTGCGTCCGGCCGTCGGCGCGCTCGCGCACGAACGCCCGGCCGTGCACGCGGTGGATGCCGCCGTCGTGCTCGTCGACGCGCATGACGGAGACGGGCCGGTCGAGCTCGACGAGGGGAAGACGGGCGCCGGGCCGGGGTTCGAGGATCACCATGCGGTCCTGGGAGCCGGTCGCGGCGATCGCCTCGACGGAGGCCATGCCCGACCAGTCGCGGTCCTCGATGCCCAGCTCGCTGACGCCCGGCGCCGCGATCATGCAGTGCTCGATCGGCTCGACCTCGTGCGAGCGGTGGCGCCGCAGGCCCGCGTTGCCGTCGGCGTCCACCGCGTACTGGACGCGGGTGCGCCACGAGGGCACCTCGCCGGCCGGGACCTTGTCGCCCTCGGCCGGCATGACCGTGCCGTCCCAGCCGGCCTCCTCGGGCGTGAGGCCCGCGAGCCGCAGCATCTGCTCGGCGACGACCTCGCCCTTGAGCCGGCGCTGGGCGCCCGGCTTGGCGTGCTGCCAGTCGCAGCCGCCGCAGCGACCGGGGCCGGCGTACGGGCAGGGCGCCTCGACCCGGTCCTTGGACGCTTCCAGGACCCGCACCGCGTCCGCGCGCAGGAACCGGGCCCCTTCCTCGCCCTCGGTCACCCGGGCCACGACCCGCTCGCCGGGCAGCGTGTGCCGGACGAAGAGGACCTGGCCGGCTTCCGTTCGGGCGATGCAGTGGCCGCCGTGGGCGACGGGGCCGATCTCGACCTCGTACTCCTGCCCGACGAGCGACACCGCCTGCGACTTCTTCGGTTCTGCCTGCATGGCGGGGTGACTCCACAACGTCGAACGAGGAACGGCCGGACAACAGCCCACCAGTCTACGTGGCTGTCGTCCGGCCGTTCACCATGCGCCCGCGTCAGTCCTTCGGGTCCGGCCCCGAGGGTCCCGCGCCCTTGCCGGAACCCTTGTTCCCGGCGGAACCCGACGCCTCACCCGCGCCGCCCGGCGAGGTGCCCGCGCCCGACGGCTCCTTGGGCCGCCCCTCCTGCAACGGTCCACGGCGCACCGCACCCGGAGCGTTCCACTCCGAGCGCCTGCGGGCCCGCTTCTTCGCCGCCTCCGAGGACTGGAGCTGGTACGGGACGGACGTGACCATGATGCCCGGCGTGAACAGCAGCCGGCCCTTGAGCCGCAGCGCGCTCTGGTTGTGCAGCAGGTGCTCGTACCAGTGCCCGACCACGTACTCCGGGATGATCACGGACACGGCGTCGCGCGGCGACTCCTGGCGCAGGCTCTTGACGTACTCGATGACCGGCCGGGTGACCTCGCGGTAGGGCGAGTCCAGGACCTTCAGCGGTACGTCGATCCCGCGCCGTTCCCACTCGTCGCGCAGTGTCTTCGTCTCGGCCGGGTCGACGTTGACGGTGAGCGCCTCCAGGGTGTCGGAGCGCATCAGCTTGGCGTAGGCGAGGGCCCGCAGCGTCGGACGGTGGATCTTGGAGATGAGCAGCACGGAGTGGACGCGCGAGGGCCGGACTGTGTCGTCGCTGGGTCCCTCGGGAGCGGCGATCTCCGCGGAGACGCCGTCGTAGTGGCGGCGGATCGCGGTCATCGTCCCGTAGAAGATGACCATGCCGAGCAGGGCGACCCAGGCGCCGTGCGTGAACTTGGTGACCAGGACGACGACCAGCACCAGGCCGGTGAAGAAGGCGCCGAAGGTGTTGATCGCGCGGGAGCGGACCATGTGACGGCGCTTGAGCTGGTCGGTCTCGGTCGCCAGGAGGCGGTTCCAGTGCCGGACCATGCCGATCTGGCTGAGCGTGAACGACACGAACACACCGACGATGTACAGCTGGATCAGGCGCGTGGAGTCGGCGCCGTAGATGACGACGAGCAGGGTGGCGGCCCCGGCGAGCAGCACGATGCCGTTGGAGAAGGCGAGCCGGTCGCCGCGGGTGTGCAGCTGGCGGGGCAGGTAGCGGTCCTGGGCGAGGATCGAGCCGAGCACCGGGAAGCCGTTGTAGGCGGTGTTGGCCGCCAGGAACAGCACCAGGGCAGTGGCCGCGGCCAGCACGATGAACAGGAAGCTGCCCTTGCCGAAGACGGCCTCGGCGACCTGGGTGATCACCGGGTTCTGGACGTAGTCGGCGCCGACGGCGACACCGTTGTGCAGCAGGTCTGCGGCCGGGTTCTCGGCCATCCGCACATCGGTCACCAGGGCCAGGACGATGA is from Streptomyces asoensis and encodes:
- a CDS encoding DUF6099 family protein encodes the protein MDAVRLILTSRRALAGSGEGAQMFEEVWQAQALAQAIGSRLAVSGPPELRGEALGLTELAGRGCGVLGAPDLDPGDLLAARLTELDDARRALIDLSGLLGEVGIALVGQASSADDQGTYWKCMEAIDAADESRDRVLEMLRKLSAREEREEREGALPER
- a CDS encoding YceI family protein, translating into MTVAVETGLWQLDAAASTVAVKHKSVWGLVTVKGVFATVGGGGEVAADGTVTGTLTLDAASIDTKNAKRDDHLRSADFFDTDKHPEITFAVRSAELGSDGTAKVSGQLTVLGVGRPQSFTARVSRADGDAVTLDATFTVDRTEFGMTTNQLGMMGGLTTITATLRFTRSAA
- a CDS encoding DUF4232 domain-containing protein yields the protein MRRTRCLLPALTALLLLSGCGSEGADTGGGGADGVGGGGPTPVTEVTRPAVDGVRITSVTVPTPSSTPSGTSGTSGASGGGLVRAESLPTGAPGDSGVSAVYEVTNSGTRSMTYTVRFDFTTGAGEVMDGRRVTVRSVGAGRTVRGTVRQGALVPGASRVTTVRVGEVTKVPADEAPAEAGVCPTSGVRLTADDGDAAMGLRVVGLVLENCGERDYTLDGYPQVSLLDEDREPVEGVRVLKGSGGIATVAGFDDPPRPVTLKPGQRASAGLMWRNTTGSGTAVDVPYVRVRARSGADPVMVTPHLDLGTTGKLGVGPWRAAKR
- a CDS encoding nucleotide pyrophosphohydrolase, producing the protein MTEQHLDVAKLQRRLAEFAAARNWQPFHTPKNLVSALSVEASELLEIFQWLTPEESSRVMDDPDTAHRVTDEVADVLAYLLQLCEVLGIDPLTALDAKIDRNERRFPAP
- a CDS encoding cell division protein SepF, coding for MNRYDVTDEQWEGLAQVVPLRGRDAWPSAVGHRALPDAETETRRRFVVLRINVFADAREVAETLMAGIPVLLDLTGAETDTAKRVLDFSTGVVFGLASGMHRVDRNVFLLTPPGTEVSGIMEGAGVPGV
- a CDS encoding LLM class F420-dependent oxidoreductase, which gives rise to MDLRIFTEPQQGATYDTLLTVAKATEDLGFDAFFRSDHYLKMGDVSGLPGPTDAWITLAGLARETKRIRLGTLMTAGTFRLPGVLAIQVAQVDQMSGGRVELGLGAGWYEEEHKAYGIPFPKEKIGRLEEQLEIVTGLWATETGKTYDFHGTYYDLTGSPALPKPAQAKVPVLIGGTGATRTPRLAARFADEFNMPFGSVEDSERQFGRVRDAAAEAGREADAITLSNALVVCVGKDDQEVARRAAAIGREVDELKANGLAGSPAEVVDKIGRYAEAGSRRMYLQILDLDDLDHLELISGQVQTQLPRL
- a CDS encoding ATP-binding protein codes for the protein MSSSSASSGPVSAPVPRPASDGPSSGGDTARTVPAQAPSVEARSAPAARPAAEAGRTASDEVRYARPCVTELRLAAFARHRRARFRLGAVTLFAGASGSGKSSALRAYEALARLAGGARLGEVFADPVACVPQGALPDAQRRRGFRIGCTADGPGGPVRLDVAVQAEPELRIVGERLSAGGVVLLETALRDPGRRTVQAGWYTGGSTPVTRAPLPDDRLGTALLPLRVAGRTDGQRQVLAAAEQMVVALRSVFACDPQPDWMGVPVPTGSGRLLAGCDNLADVLWRTREECGRRHALLVAALSAGSAAPVVDLRAETLADGTVRALIDRADGSRTELARLGYGELRYVALALVLLTGPGVLDVDPVGEVPAAMQTLTLLADGLDRGLDPRQRGELLRLAVRMAERGHIRCVGTVGDGHWAARTEGVTVVDLGP